Proteins from a genomic interval of Leifsonia shinshuensis:
- the def gene encoding peptide deformylase: MAVLPIRITGDPVLHTRAAEVTEFDDDLRTLVADMFETMDQAPGVGLAGPQVGVPLRLFVYGWTDDDDVLHRGVAINPVLWLSPLVVGEPDEDTESEGCLSFPGERFPLRRAERVILEATDLEGEPFTVRADGWLARIFQHEYDHLDGVLYVDRLAHPYGKAALKAQRKNSWGVPGLSWLPGRDHLED; this comes from the coding sequence ATGGCCGTCCTTCCGATCCGGATCACCGGAGACCCCGTCCTGCACACCCGCGCGGCGGAGGTGACGGAGTTCGACGACGACCTGCGCACGCTGGTCGCCGACATGTTCGAGACGATGGACCAGGCGCCCGGCGTCGGGCTCGCCGGCCCGCAGGTCGGCGTGCCGCTCCGGCTCTTCGTCTACGGCTGGACGGACGACGACGATGTGCTGCACCGCGGCGTCGCGATCAACCCGGTGCTGTGGCTCAGCCCGCTCGTCGTCGGCGAGCCGGACGAGGACACCGAGTCGGAGGGCTGCCTCTCCTTCCCGGGCGAGCGCTTCCCGCTGCGGCGCGCCGAGCGCGTCATCCTGGAGGCCACGGACCTGGAGGGCGAGCCGTTCACCGTCCGCGCGGACGGCTGGCTGGCCCGCATCTTCCAGCACGAGTACGACCACCTGGACGGCGTGCTCTACGTCGACCGGCTGGCGCACCCGTACGGCAAAGCCGCGCTGAAGGCGCAGCGGAAGAACTCGTGGGGCGTGCCCGGCCTCAGCTGGCTGCCCGGACGGGATCACCTGGAGGACTGA
- a CDS encoding DMT family transporter has translation MATELMDALELAYQPSQLLGIPVALVGAVFLSIGAQLQHHGVAKVEAQTQDASSGLSVRQLGLLLARPSWVIGTLLLGLAIVFQLVSLKLSPIILVQPLGVVGLVITSVLNARVSGVKLNRQSIIAITLCVGGVGAFVIIAAIFARDQPVTTQALVIILIILAVVLIVFALLFWFLRHRFKAIIYIVGAGVLYGFVATLAKVVIDRISNQEWDWLLVLCIVALLAAAGLGAYFVQNAYSSGPPDLVIAGLTVIDPLVAVTIGIVVLNEAAGAPWWAMLGFAITGAVAIYGVFQLAKHHPQSNAEAPLTDKLAGSVRESGLD, from the coding sequence GTGGCTACGGAACTGATGGACGCGCTCGAGCTGGCTTATCAGCCCAGTCAGCTCCTGGGCATCCCGGTCGCGCTGGTCGGGGCGGTGTTCCTGTCCATCGGCGCGCAGCTGCAGCACCACGGCGTCGCCAAGGTCGAAGCCCAGACCCAGGACGCGAGTTCCGGGCTCAGCGTGCGTCAGCTCGGCCTCCTGCTCGCACGCCCGTCCTGGGTGATCGGGACGCTGCTGCTGGGCCTGGCGATCGTGTTCCAGCTGGTCAGCCTCAAGCTCTCGCCGATCATCCTGGTGCAGCCGCTCGGCGTCGTCGGCCTCGTCATCACGAGCGTGCTCAACGCGCGGGTGAGCGGGGTGAAGCTCAACCGGCAGTCGATCATCGCCATCACACTGTGCGTCGGGGGAGTGGGCGCGTTCGTCATCATCGCCGCGATCTTCGCCCGCGACCAACCGGTGACGACCCAGGCGCTCGTCATCATCCTGATCATCCTCGCCGTGGTCCTGATCGTGTTCGCGCTGCTGTTCTGGTTCCTGCGGCACCGGTTCAAGGCGATCATCTACATCGTCGGCGCCGGCGTTCTCTACGGTTTCGTCGCGACGCTGGCCAAGGTGGTCATCGACCGCATCTCCAACCAGGAGTGGGACTGGCTGCTCGTGCTGTGCATCGTCGCGCTGCTCGCCGCCGCGGGCCTCGGCGCCTACTTCGTGCAGAACGCCTACTCCTCCGGGCCGCCCGACCTGGTGATCGCGGGCCTGACGGTGATCGACCCGCTCGTGGCGGTGACCATCGGGATCGTCGTCCTGAACGAAGCCGCCGGCGCGCCGTGGTGGGCGATGCTGGGCTTCGCGATCACCGGCGCTGTGGCGATCTACGGGGTGTTCCAGCTCGCCAAGCACCACCCGCAGTCGAACGCCGAGGCGCCACTCACCGACAAGCTTGCGGGCTCCGTCCGGGAATCCGGCCTAGACTGA
- a CDS encoding glycosyltransferase, translating to MTILMGCDTFPPDVNGAARFAERLAAGLVERGHDLHIVAPSASRRHGTWIEEHEGLKMTAHRLRSWRWYPHDWLRFALPWMSKANARRVLDEVKPDVVHIQSHIVVGRGLAYEAEKRGIRVIATNHVMPENMIEFTLLPKFLQKTFISIAWRDARKSFDRAEAVTTPTRKAAQFLERATGLRGVHAISCGIDAHNYTPDFTPRTGNRILFVGRVTGEKQIDVLLNAIKLLPESLDARLEIVGGGDQFRNLQTLAETLGIANRAKFLGYVTDEELRQAYTRATVFAMPSIAELQSIATMEAMASALPVVAADAMALPHLVHDGENGHLFRPGDAQDLADKLESVLTLPQEELDVLKNASLRIVATHDIQTTISTFESLYRGEPVADPETAAAPGVPTPE from the coding sequence ATGACCATCCTCATGGGCTGCGACACCTTCCCGCCCGACGTGAACGGCGCGGCCCGCTTCGCCGAGCGCCTCGCCGCCGGCCTGGTCGAGCGCGGGCACGACCTGCACATCGTCGCGCCCTCCGCCAGCCGCCGGCACGGCACCTGGATCGAGGAGCACGAGGGCCTGAAGATGACGGCCCACCGCCTCCGCAGCTGGCGCTGGTACCCGCACGACTGGCTGCGGTTCGCGCTGCCCTGGATGAGCAAGGCCAACGCCCGCCGGGTGCTCGACGAGGTCAAGCCGGACGTCGTGCACATCCAGTCGCACATCGTCGTCGGCCGCGGCCTGGCGTACGAGGCGGAGAAGCGCGGCATTCGCGTGATCGCCACCAACCACGTGATGCCCGAGAACATGATCGAGTTCACGCTGCTGCCGAAGTTCCTGCAGAAGACGTTCATCTCGATCGCCTGGCGCGACGCCCGCAAGAGCTTCGACCGGGCGGAGGCCGTCACGACGCCCACCCGCAAGGCGGCCCAGTTCCTGGAGCGCGCGACCGGGCTGCGCGGCGTGCACGCCATCTCCTGCGGCATCGACGCGCACAACTACACGCCCGACTTCACGCCGCGCACCGGCAACCGCATCCTCTTCGTCGGCCGGGTGACCGGCGAGAAGCAGATCGACGTGCTGCTGAACGCGATCAAGCTGCTGCCCGAATCGCTGGACGCCCGGCTGGAGATCGTCGGCGGCGGAGACCAGTTCCGGAACCTCCAGACGCTGGCCGAGACCCTCGGGATCGCGAACCGGGCGAAGTTCCTCGGCTACGTGACCGACGAGGAGCTCCGCCAGGCGTACACGCGCGCCACGGTGTTCGCGATGCCGTCGATCGCCGAGCTGCAGTCCATCGCCACGATGGAGGCCATGGCCTCGGCGCTCCCGGTGGTGGCGGCCGACGCCATGGCCCTCCCGCACCTGGTCCACGACGGGGAGAACGGCCACCTGTTCCGCCCGGGCGACGCGCAGGACCTGGCGGACAAGCTGGAGAGCGTGCTCACCCTCCCGCAGGAGGAGCTGGACGTCCTCAAGAACGCGTCCCTGCGCATCGTGGCGACGCACGACATCCAGACCACGATCAGCACCTTCGAGAGCCTGTATCGTGGAGAGCCGGTGGCCGACCCGGAGACGGCGGCGGCCCCCGGAGTGCCCACCCCGGAGTGA
- a CDS encoding aldo/keto reductase, which produces MQYRTLGRTGIQVTPYALGAMMLGSLGNPDRAEGVRIIRRALDAGINFVDTADRYGDSEEVVGEALKGRRDDVVLATKFWGPVDDDPTHRGASRRWIMQAVERSLRRLQTDHIDLYQLHRPDPDTDIDETLSALTDLIRQGKVRAIGSSSMRGSEIVEAQWMSERRGFERYRTEQPNYSLLDREIEREILPVAQRYGMGTLVYSPLAGGMLTGRYRAGAENDVFRSTRTGMRHFRDERRLAVVEELIALADEVGVPLTHLAMAFVIAHPGVTSAIAGPRTMEQLEDTLAGVDVSLSDDVLDRIDAIVPPGESIGAMDMVYRGPEVATPALRRRPVAERSAG; this is translated from the coding sequence ATGCAGTACCGTACCCTCGGCCGCACCGGCATCCAGGTCACCCCCTACGCGCTCGGCGCGATGATGCTCGGCTCGCTGGGCAACCCCGACCGTGCGGAGGGCGTGCGCATCATCCGCCGCGCGCTCGACGCCGGCATCAACTTCGTGGACACCGCCGACCGCTACGGCGACTCCGAGGAGGTCGTCGGCGAGGCGCTCAAGGGCCGCCGCGACGACGTCGTCCTGGCGACAAAGTTCTGGGGCCCGGTGGACGACGACCCCACCCACCGCGGCGCCTCTCGCCGCTGGATCATGCAGGCGGTCGAGCGCTCGCTCCGTCGGCTGCAGACCGACCACATCGACCTGTACCAACTGCACCGGCCCGACCCGGACACGGACATCGACGAGACGCTGTCCGCTCTCACCGACCTGATCCGGCAGGGGAAGGTGCGCGCGATCGGCTCGTCCTCGATGCGCGGTTCGGAGATCGTGGAGGCGCAGTGGATGTCGGAGCGCCGCGGCTTCGAACGGTACCGCACCGAGCAGCCCAACTACTCCCTGCTCGATCGGGAGATCGAGCGAGAGATCTTGCCGGTCGCCCAGCGGTACGGGATGGGGACGCTCGTCTACAGCCCGCTCGCCGGCGGCATGCTGACCGGCCGCTACCGGGCGGGGGCGGAGAACGATGTCTTCCGCTCCACCCGGACCGGGATGCGCCACTTCCGCGACGAGCGCAGGCTCGCGGTGGTGGAGGAGCTGATCGCGTTGGCCGACGAGGTCGGCGTCCCGCTCACCCATCTGGCGATGGCGTTCGTCATCGCGCACCCCGGCGTCACCTCCGCGATCGCCGGGCCGCGGACGATGGAGCAGCTGGAGGACACCCTGGCCGGCGTCGATGTGTCCCTGTCGGACGACGTGCTCGACCGCATCGACGCGATCGTCCCGCCGGGCGAGAGCATCGGCGCGATGGACATGGTGTACCGCGGCCCGGAGGTCGCCACGCCGGCGCTGCGGCGACGGCCGGTGGCGGAGCGCTCGGCCGGCTGA
- a CDS encoding TetR/AcrR family transcriptional regulator: protein MSATTSSPIEGAPATRARRADARQNADALVEAATELFAEAGVDVPARTIAARAGVGVGTLYRHFPLRSDLISAVFRRELDACVAAAAPLEEAYPPGEALDRWIMRYTQFVAAKRGLAAALHSGDPAYEPLATYFSTHLTPTLGRLLASARRAGEISQEVDAAEFLGAVADLCHGVRPGGAASGRAERMVGLLLAGLRSGEGGD, encoded by the coding sequence ATGTCCGCGACCACGAGCAGCCCGATCGAGGGCGCGCCCGCGACCCGGGCCCGTCGCGCCGACGCGCGCCAGAACGCCGACGCGCTGGTGGAGGCGGCCACCGAGCTGTTCGCGGAGGCCGGCGTCGACGTCCCGGCGCGGACGATCGCCGCGCGAGCGGGTGTCGGCGTCGGCACCCTCTACCGGCACTTCCCGCTCCGCTCGGACCTGATCTCGGCGGTGTTCCGGCGCGAGCTCGACGCCTGCGTCGCCGCGGCCGCACCGCTGGAGGAGGCCTACCCGCCGGGGGAGGCCCTCGATCGCTGGATCATGCGGTACACGCAGTTCGTGGCGGCCAAGCGCGGGCTCGCGGCCGCCCTGCACTCCGGCGACCCGGCGTACGAGCCGCTGGCCACGTACTTCTCGACGCACCTGACGCCCACTCTCGGCCGCCTGCTCGCCTCGGCGCGCAGAGCCGGGGAGATCAGCCAGGAGGTCGACGCGGCGGAGTTCCTCGGCGCCGTCGCGGACCTGTGCCACGGCGTCCGGCCCGGCGGGGCGGCCTCCGGGCGTGCCGAGCGGATGGTGGGACTGCTGCTCGCTGGGCTGCGGTCGGGGGAGGGCGGCGACTAG
- a CDS encoding 2'-5' RNA ligase family protein: MSTAYMTEPAALESLRGQQYVVLRPTAAVATFYEREQAEILRRLPESTPHPNAGHVTLRGLSEPQRVDALRELVASWAGTRPPIEVRVDAVDGFPPPFQVLIARLERTVSLVDAYASLTASLDATDFRRLGELPLEEWVFHLSLAYASDLDERAWTAAFAASSRAVAPRPRELVSSVDFVWYGADGEHIDSFAVRSS, from the coding sequence ATGAGTACCGCGTACATGACGGAACCGGCGGCGCTGGAGTCGCTCCGCGGCCAGCAGTACGTCGTCCTCCGGCCGACCGCTGCGGTGGCCACCTTCTACGAGCGCGAGCAGGCCGAGATCCTGAGGCGGCTCCCGGAGTCGACACCCCATCCGAACGCGGGCCATGTCACGCTCCGCGGGTTGTCGGAGCCGCAACGTGTGGACGCGCTCCGGGAGCTGGTCGCGTCCTGGGCCGGTACCCGCCCGCCGATCGAGGTGCGGGTGGACGCGGTCGACGGGTTCCCGCCGCCGTTCCAGGTGCTGATCGCCCGGCTGGAGAGAACGGTCTCGCTGGTCGATGCCTACGCGAGCCTCACCGCGTCGCTCGACGCGACCGACTTCCGCCGCCTCGGGGAGCTTCCCCTCGAAGAGTGGGTGTTCCATCTCTCGCTCGCCTACGCCAGCGACCTCGACGAGCGGGCCTGGACCGCTGCGTTCGCCGCGAGCAGTCGGGCCGTCGCGCCGCGCCCGCGCGAGCTCGTCTCGTCCGTCGACTTCGTCTGGTACGGCGCCGATGGCGAGCACATCGACAGCTTCGCCGTGCGGTCGTCGTGA
- a CDS encoding M1 family metallopeptidase, producing the protein MTSAPFSPHAADPDDASPDAASLDSTSPDSASPDSASPDGARADGGARALSHAYLPRSGTDDFSVLSYDLDLSYKVATNRLDATAVIRGRANVRLSAISLDLVHLRAKRVRLDGDKRTRFTQSPTHVRVKAAKPLAAGTEFTLEIAYDGSPVPRRTRWGSLGWEELTDGVIVASQPSGAPTWFPCNDRPSDKAAYRITITTEQPYTVLATGELVDHAVSGGRGTWTFDRPEPTATYLAAVQIGRYVLEPRRTDGVEWVIAYPPALARRVLADFAPVGRMIECFQERFGPYPFPSYTVVVTEDPLEIPLEAQGMATFGSTHVDGRGGSERLIAHELAHQWFGNSVGVAGWADIWLNEGFACYAEWIWSEYSGGPSANTLARSHHAVLRVKPKDLVLADPGVDDMFDDRVYKRGACLLHALRRRLGDEVFFDLVRGWSAAHRFGTASTADFEAFAAGFSDEPLDEFFDAWLRETRLPSLSAP; encoded by the coding sequence ATGACTTCGGCCCCCTTCAGCCCGCACGCCGCGGATCCGGACGACGCGAGCCCGGACGCCGCGAGCCTGGACTCCACGAGCCCGGATTCTGCGAGCCCGGATTCTGCGAGCCCCGACGGCGCACGCGCTGACGGCGGCGCTCGCGCCCTGTCGCACGCCTACCTCCCCCGCTCCGGCACCGACGACTTCTCCGTGCTGTCCTACGACCTCGACCTGTCCTACAAGGTGGCGACCAACCGCCTGGACGCGACGGCGGTGATCCGCGGGCGGGCGAACGTGCGGCTCTCGGCGATCTCGCTCGACCTGGTGCACCTGCGCGCCAAGCGGGTGCGGCTGGACGGCGATAAGCGCACCCGCTTCACCCAGTCGCCCACGCACGTCCGGGTGAAGGCGGCCAAGCCGCTCGCGGCGGGGACCGAGTTCACCCTCGAGATCGCGTACGACGGCTCCCCGGTGCCGCGACGCACCCGCTGGGGCTCGCTCGGTTGGGAGGAGCTCACGGACGGCGTCATCGTCGCCTCGCAGCCCTCCGGCGCGCCGACCTGGTTCCCCTGCAACGACCGGCCGTCCGACAAGGCCGCGTACCGGATCACGATCACGACGGAGCAGCCGTACACGGTGCTCGCGACCGGCGAGCTGGTCGACCACGCCGTGAGCGGGGGCCGCGGCACCTGGACGTTCGACCGGCCGGAGCCGACGGCGACCTACCTCGCTGCGGTGCAGATCGGCCGCTACGTGCTGGAGCCGCGCCGCACGGACGGGGTGGAGTGGGTGATCGCCTATCCCCCGGCCCTCGCCCGCCGGGTGCTCGCGGACTTCGCACCGGTCGGCCGGATGATCGAGTGCTTCCAGGAGCGCTTCGGCCCGTATCCCTTCCCCTCGTACACGGTGGTGGTCACCGAGGACCCGCTGGAGATCCCGCTGGAGGCGCAGGGCATGGCCACCTTCGGCTCGACGCACGTGGACGGCCGCGGCGGCTCGGAGCGTCTGATCGCCCACGAGCTCGCCCACCAGTGGTTCGGCAACAGCGTCGGGGTCGCCGGCTGGGCCGACATCTGGCTGAACGAGGGCTTCGCCTGCTACGCCGAGTGGATCTGGTCGGAGTACTCCGGAGGCCCCTCCGCGAACACGCTCGCCCGCAGCCATCACGCGGTGCTCCGGGTCAAGCCGAAGGACCTCGTGCTCGCCGACCCCGGCGTGGACGACATGTTCGACGATCGCGTCTACAAGCGCGGCGCGTGCCTCCTGCACGCGCTGCGGCGCCGGCTGGGCGACGAGGTCTTCTTCGACCTGGTGCGCGGCTGGTCGGCGGCGCACCGCTTCGGGACGGCGTCCACCGCCGACTTCGAGGCGTTCGCGGCCGGGTTCTCGGACGAGCCACTCGACGAGTTCTTCGACGCGTGGCTGCGGGAGACCCGGCTGCCGTCGCTCAGCGCGCCGTAG
- a CDS encoding Pls/PosA family non-ribosomal peptide synthetase has translation MTDTTAAPAILSALAAAPPPRTLIDILRESAAANPEGSAIEDARGALSYRELLARVLATAARLREAGVRRGDRVGVRMTSGSRDLYLAILGVLAAGAAYVPVDADDPQERADLVFGEADVRGVITDDGYVATPNDDGPNGDGHSDDGRYDAGAVPVPAGPLAVQGQEPHPSTSGLPVVDPPTPEDDAWIIFTSGSTGTPKGVAVRHRSAAAFVDAEARLFLQDEPIGPGDRVLAGLSVAFDASCEEMWLAWGHGACLVPAPRSLVRTGMDLGPWLAARRITIVSTVPTLAALWPTDALDTVRLLIFGGEACPPELVNRLAVDGREVWNTYGPTEATVVACASLLTAGEPVRIGLPLDGWDLAVVGPDGAPVADGGSGELIIGGVGLARYLDPAKDAEKYAPLPSLGWERAYRSGDLVRFDPAGLFYLGRADDQVKVGGRRIELGEVEAALQQLAGVSGAAAAVRRSAAGNDVLVGYLAVPERAAFDRRAALEELRAELPAALVPLLAVVDDLPVRTSGKVDRAALPWPLEEADDDAPELDPVSELLAADWRSVLGLPVSGLDDNFFDLGGGSLAAAQLVSLVRRRHPDITVADIYAHPRFGSLASALAESSPSASAASTHVVPPTPRRMQVLQTVLGVPLFILNGIRWLLYLLTAAAILRPFGGFDFLPRVDLVWLVVGLIVFVTPWGRMAIAVAAARLLLLGVKAGDYPRGGGVHLRLWLAEQVAHQIGAASLAGAPWISYYARALGATIDRGVDLHALPPVTGMLRIGAGASIEPEVDLAGYWIDGDLVRIGEIRIGAGSSVGARSSLMPGAKIGRDATVAPGSAVFGRVPAGQNWAGSPAVRVGKAREWWPAERPLRRTRWVAAYAAASLVVSLVPVIALGVGGLIVAAFTRGATSIAGAIPGAAAALVPATLASGVVLAGVVVVLVRLLGLGLREGVYPVRSRVGWQVWSTERLLDMARTLLFPLYSSLFTPVWLRMLGARVGRDVEASTVLLLPRMTKIRDGAFLADDTLVASYELGGGYVRIAEAEIGTRAFLGNSGMAGGGNRVPRDGLVAVLSVAPRKAKAGSSWLGSPPVKLRRRAQDADLSRTFEPPAALRVARTAWELLRIVPVFVTCAVGLAVLFALAALAESWGVGWAIVLSGPVLLVAGAAAAAVSTGAKWVLLGRLRPGEHPLWSSFIWRSEVSDTFTEMVAAPWFAWAAAGTPALVWWLRSLGARIGRGVWIDSYWLPEADLVELGDASTVNRGCVVQTHLFHDRIMSMDEVIIERGGTLGPHSVILPAAAIGADATVGPSSLVMRGETVPDRSRWSGNPIGPWRDVVVREYRAVR, from the coding sequence GTGACCGACACCACCGCCGCGCCGGCGATCCTCTCGGCGCTGGCCGCCGCGCCGCCCCCTCGCACGCTGATCGACATCCTGCGCGAGTCGGCCGCCGCCAACCCGGAGGGGTCGGCGATCGAGGACGCGCGCGGGGCGCTGAGCTACCGCGAGCTGCTCGCGCGCGTGCTCGCGACGGCCGCGCGGCTGCGCGAGGCGGGCGTGCGCCGCGGCGACCGCGTCGGCGTGCGGATGACCTCGGGGAGCCGGGACCTGTACCTCGCCATCCTCGGCGTCCTCGCCGCGGGAGCCGCCTACGTGCCGGTGGACGCCGACGACCCGCAGGAGCGCGCCGACCTCGTGTTCGGCGAGGCCGACGTCCGCGGCGTCATCACCGACGACGGCTACGTCGCGACGCCGAATGACGATGGGCCGAACGGCGACGGCCACAGCGACGATGGCCGGTACGACGCGGGCGCGGTCCCCGTCCCGGCCGGACCGCTCGCGGTGCAGGGCCAGGAGCCGCACCCGAGCACCTCCGGCCTCCCGGTCGTCGACCCGCCCACGCCGGAGGACGACGCCTGGATCATCTTCACCTCGGGCTCGACCGGAACACCGAAGGGCGTCGCGGTCCGGCACCGCTCCGCCGCCGCGTTCGTGGACGCGGAGGCGCGGCTGTTCCTGCAGGACGAGCCGATCGGCCCGGGCGACCGCGTGCTCGCCGGGCTCTCGGTGGCGTTCGACGCCTCCTGCGAGGAGATGTGGCTGGCCTGGGGCCACGGCGCCTGCCTGGTTCCCGCGCCGCGCTCGCTGGTGCGCACCGGCATGGACCTCGGTCCGTGGCTGGCCGCGCGCCGGATCACCATCGTCTCGACGGTGCCGACCCTCGCCGCGCTCTGGCCCACGGACGCGCTCGACACTGTCCGGCTGCTGATCTTCGGCGGCGAGGCCTGTCCGCCGGAGCTGGTCAACCGGCTCGCCGTCGACGGGCGCGAGGTCTGGAACACCTACGGCCCGACCGAGGCGACGGTCGTCGCCTGTGCGAGCCTGCTCACGGCGGGCGAGCCGGTCCGGATCGGCCTCCCGCTGGACGGCTGGGACCTCGCGGTCGTCGGCCCCGACGGCGCACCCGTCGCGGACGGTGGCTCCGGCGAGCTGATCATCGGCGGGGTCGGCCTCGCCCGCTACCTCGACCCGGCCAAGGACGCCGAGAAGTACGCGCCGCTCCCCTCCCTCGGCTGGGAGCGCGCCTACCGCAGCGGCGACCTGGTGCGCTTCGACCCGGCCGGACTCTTCTACCTGGGCCGCGCCGACGACCAGGTGAAGGTCGGCGGCCGCCGCATCGAGCTCGGCGAGGTGGAGGCGGCCCTCCAGCAGCTCGCCGGGGTTTCGGGGGCAGCCGCCGCTGTGCGCAGGAGCGCGGCGGGCAACGATGTGCTCGTCGGCTATCTGGCCGTGCCGGAGCGCGCGGCCTTCGACCGGCGCGCCGCGCTGGAGGAGCTCCGCGCCGAGCTCCCCGCCGCCCTCGTGCCGCTGCTGGCGGTCGTGGACGACCTCCCGGTGCGGACGTCCGGCAAGGTCGACCGCGCTGCGCTGCCCTGGCCGCTGGAGGAGGCGGACGACGACGCGCCGGAGCTCGACCCGGTGTCGGAGCTCCTCGCCGCCGACTGGCGGAGCGTGCTCGGCCTCCCGGTGAGCGGCCTCGACGACAACTTCTTCGACCTCGGCGGCGGCTCCCTCGCCGCGGCGCAGCTGGTCTCGCTGGTGCGCAGACGGCACCCGGACATCACCGTCGCCGACATCTACGCGCACCCGCGCTTCGGCTCGCTCGCGTCGGCGCTCGCGGAGAGCTCGCCGTCGGCGTCCGCGGCGTCCACCCATGTCGTCCCGCCGACGCCGCGGCGCATGCAGGTGCTCCAGACCGTGCTCGGCGTGCCGTTGTTCATCCTCAACGGCATCCGCTGGCTGCTCTACTTGCTGACGGCCGCCGCGATTCTCCGGCCGTTCGGCGGCTTCGACTTCCTGCCCCGGGTGGACCTGGTCTGGCTCGTCGTCGGGCTGATCGTGTTCGTGACGCCGTGGGGCCGGATGGCCATCGCGGTCGCCGCTGCCCGGCTGCTGCTGCTCGGCGTCAAGGCCGGCGACTATCCGCGCGGCGGCGGCGTGCACCTGCGCCTCTGGCTCGCCGAGCAGGTCGCCCACCAGATCGGGGCCGCGAGCCTCGCCGGCGCGCCGTGGATCAGCTACTACGCGCGGGCGCTCGGCGCGACCATCGACCGCGGCGTCGACCTCCACGCTCTGCCGCCGGTGACGGGCATGCTGCGGATCGGGGCCGGCGCCTCGATCGAGCCGGAGGTGGACCTGGCCGGTTACTGGATCGACGGCGACCTGGTCCGCATCGGGGAGATCCGGATCGGCGCGGGGAGCTCGGTCGGCGCCCGCAGCTCGCTGATGCCCGGCGCGAAGATCGGCCGGGACGCGACGGTCGCTCCGGGCTCTGCGGTGTTCGGTCGGGTGCCCGCGGGCCAGAACTGGGCCGGCTCCCCCGCGGTGCGCGTCGGCAAGGCCAGGGAGTGGTGGCCGGCCGAGCGGCCGCTGCGCCGCACCCGCTGGGTCGCGGCCTACGCCGCCGCCTCGCTCGTGGTCTCGCTCGTGCCCGTGATCGCCCTCGGCGTCGGCGGCCTGATCGTGGCCGCCTTCACCCGCGGCGCGACCTCCATCGCGGGCGCGATCCCCGGCGCGGCCGCCGCGCTCGTGCCCGCGACGCTCGCGTCCGGGGTCGTCCTGGCCGGTGTGGTCGTGGTGCTGGTGCGCCTGCTCGGGCTCGGCCTCCGCGAGGGCGTGTACCCGGTGCGGAGCCGCGTCGGGTGGCAGGTGTGGTCGACCGAGCGGCTGCTCGACATGGCGCGCACGCTGCTGTTCCCGCTCTACTCGAGCCTGTTCACGCCGGTCTGGCTCCGGATGCTGGGCGCACGCGTCGGTCGCGACGTGGAGGCGTCCACCGTGCTCCTGCTGCCGCGGATGACGAAGATCCGCGACGGCGCGTTCCTCGCCGACGACACCCTGGTGGCCTCCTACGAGCTCGGCGGCGGCTACGTGCGCATCGCGGAGGCGGAGATCGGCACTCGCGCGTTCCTCGGCAACTCGGGGATGGCCGGCGGCGGCAACCGCGTCCCGCGCGACGGGTTGGTCGCCGTGCTCTCGGTCGCGCCGCGCAAGGCGAAGGCGGGCTCCTCCTGGCTGGGCTCTCCCCCGGTGAAGCTGCGCCGGCGCGCGCAGGACGCCGACCTGTCCCGCACCTTCGAGCCGCCGGCCGCGCTGCGCGTCGCCCGCACGGCCTGGGAGCTGCTGCGCATCGTCCCGGTGTTCGTCACCTGCGCCGTCGGGCTCGCGGTGCTGTTCGCCCTCGCCGCGCTCGCCGAGAGCTGGGGCGTCGGGTGGGCGATCGTGCTGAGCGGCCCGGTGCTGCTGGTGGCCGGCGCCGCCGCGGCCGCCGTGAGCACCGGGGCGAAGTGGGTGCTGCTCGGCCGGCTGCGGCCGGGCGAGCACCCGCTGTGGTCGTCGTTCATCTGGCGTAGTGAGGTCTCCGACACCTTCACCGAGATGGTCGCGGCGCCCTGGTTCGCCTGGGCGGCCGCCGGGACCCCTGCGCTGGTCTGGTGGCTGCGCAGCCTCGGCGCCCGGATCGGCCGCGGCGTGTGGATCGACAGCTACTGGCTCCCGGAGGCCGATCTGGTCGAACTGGGCGACGCGTCCACGGTCAACCGGGGCTGCGTCGTGCAGACGCACCTGTTCCATGATCGAATCATGAGCATGGACGAGGTGATCATCGAGCGCGGCGGGACGCTCGGCCCGCACAGCGTGATCCTGCCGGCCGCCGCCATCGGGGCGGACGCCACGGTGGGTCCGTCCTCCCTGGTCATGCGCGGCGAGACGGTCCCGGACCGCAGCAGGTGGAGCGGGAACCCGATCGGCCCGTGGCGAGACGTGGTGGTACGCGAGTACCGTGCGGTGCGATGA